A single window of Novipirellula galeiformis DNA harbors:
- a CDS encoding GxxExxY protein has product MAGNETQSLHFSVNHLPVNKSQETNNTMPIELRFTPERWDQERFTKVAYEVLGKTFDIHNEFGRFFDEEIYKRELGFRVGGLSLEEPIDVVFKSYRKQYFIDVLAGSGAIFEFKATESLTERHRSQLINYLLLTGLPRGVLINVRTEKVQHEFVNCTLMPADRQQFEIDDKLWQAETQREIDLRNWVEGFLRDIGVGLDVALYEDVATEFLGGERRVVQNVEIVSQNGNLGSQKFRLCRPRIAFRITALADQLHIFEHHARRILNHTALKAIHWININRSMVTFKTLTA; this is encoded by the coding sequence GTGGCAGGGAATGAAACGCAGTCACTCCATTTTTCTGTCAATCATCTTCCTGTAAACAAATCCCAAGAGACGAACAACACCATGCCGATTGAGCTGCGATTCACGCCTGAGCGTTGGGATCAGGAGCGATTTACGAAAGTCGCCTATGAAGTGCTTGGGAAGACCTTTGATATTCATAATGAATTTGGCCGGTTCTTTGACGAAGAGATTTACAAACGTGAATTGGGATTTCGTGTTGGCGGTCTCTCCTTGGAAGAACCCATTGACGTTGTGTTTAAAAGCTATCGGAAACAATATTTCATCGACGTATTAGCGGGGTCTGGAGCGATATTTGAATTCAAGGCCACTGAATCACTGACGGAACGACATCGATCACAGCTCATCAACTATTTGTTACTTACCGGCCTACCTCGTGGAGTGTTGATCAATGTACGAACTGAAAAAGTTCAGCATGAGTTTGTGAACTGTACACTAATGCCTGCCGACCGCCAGCAATTTGAGATCGACGATAAGCTTTGGCAAGCTGAAACCCAACGCGAGATTGATTTGAGGAACTGGGTGGAAGGTTTCCTTCGTGATATTGGCGTTGGACTCGATGTTGCCCTGTACGAAGATGTCGCGACAGAATTCCTGGGTGGCGAGCGACGGGTCGTACAAAATGTGGAAATTGTTTCGCAGAACGGTAATCTGGGAAGTCAAAAATTCAGACTGTGCCGCCCACGCATCGCTTTTCGAATCACTGCACTCGCCGACCAGTTACATATTTTTGAGCATCACGCCCGCAGAATCCTTAATCACACTGCACTCAAAGCGATTCACTGGATCAATATCAACCGATCGATGGTCACCT